From Deltaproteobacteria bacterium, one genomic window encodes:
- the mlaD gene encoding outer membrane lipid asymmetry maintenance protein MlaD, which produces MRKYAMETTVGIFVAIGLLCVAYMTVKLGDVELVGSNTYPLIAKFTSVSGLRVGSAVDMFGIQIGKVEKLALDQDDAMAVVELSIQKGIEIYDDAIAAIKTEGLIGDRYVGIDPGGAGELLKPGDAIAQTQPPIDIGELIGKYAFGDVKK; this is translated from the coding sequence ATGAGGAAGTACGCAATGGAAACCACGGTCGGCATCTTTGTGGCCATCGGCCTGCTCTGCGTGGCATATATGACGGTAAAACTTGGTGATGTGGAGTTGGTCGGCAGCAATACCTATCCACTTATCGCCAAATTTACTTCTGTGTCCGGCTTGAGAGTAGGCAGTGCCGTGGATATGTTCGGCATCCAGATTGGCAAGGTGGAGAAGCTCGCCTTGGACCAGGATGACGCCATGGCTGTAGTGGAACTGAGCATACAAAAGGGCATTGAAATTTACGATGATGCTATTGCGGCAATCAAAACAGAGGGTCTTATTGGCGACAGGTACGTAGGCATTGATCCGGGTGGCGCAGGAGAACTGCTGAAGCCGGGCGATGCCATTGCCCAGACCCAACCACCCATTGATATTGGAGAGCTCATCGGCAAGTATGCCTTCGGTGATGTGAAAAAATAG
- a CDS encoding ABC transporter substrate-binding protein translates to MKRMLIVIIASLFVAVPVYGQTPGPGETVKADVTKVLDILRDPALKGETAKEIKKKKLEQAADHMFDYTALSKLTLSRNWKKLNAAQQKEFVELFRQVLEQAYMDKILSYSNEKVVFDKARMLTARKAEVPTRVVTKSNEIPITYRVYLKDGTWKIYDVVVEGVSLVQNYRTQFKQILSNNPPEELLKQLREKVAKSA, encoded by the coding sequence ATGAAAAGAATGCTAATTGTAATTATTGCCAGCCTTTTTGTTGCGGTGCCGGTCTATGGCCAAACACCAGGGCCTGGCGAGACGGTGAAGGCGGATGTGACCAAAGTGCTCGACATTTTGCGGGATCCGGCGCTCAAGGGTGAGACAGCCAAAGAGATCAAGAAAAAGAAGCTTGAACAAGCTGCTGACCACATGTTTGATTACACTGCTCTTTCAAAGCTTACCCTGAGCAGGAATTGGAAAAAGCTCAATGCTGCCCAGCAGAAGGAATTCGTTGAGCTGTTTCGCCAGGTGCTCGAACAGGCTTATATGGACAAAATTCTGTCCTACTCCAACGAGAAGGTGGTCTTTGACAAAGCAAGAATGCTAACCGCCAGGAAAGCAGAAGTCCCCACCAGAGTCGTTACCAAATCGAACGAAATACCAATCACTTATAGAGTCTATCTCAAAGATGGCACCTGGAAAATATATGACGTGGTGGTTGAAGGTGTGAGCCTGGTGCAGAACTACCGCACCCAGTTCAAGCAGATACTCAGCAATAATCCCCCCGAGGAACTGCTCAAGCAGCTGCGGGAAAAAGTGGCTAAGAGTGCATGA